Proteins encoded in a region of the Quercus lobata isolate SW786 chromosome 8, ValleyOak3.0 Primary Assembly, whole genome shotgun sequence genome:
- the LOC115957776 gene encoding B-box zinc finger protein 22-like, whose translation MKIKIQCNACETAEATVVCCADEAALCCSCDHKIHTANKLASKHQRVPLSSSSSTTPNCDICQETVGYFFCLEDRALLCRKCDVAIHTANSYVSSHQRFLLTGVKVGLEATEPCASSTKEKLSSVEKVSEAMPSQPMSKRGGMASFTGESKELMPRQLSGNGTLPTIKAPLAGGGTIPGGVPEWCVDEYLGLTGFSQNYGAMDCV comes from the exons ATGAAGATAAAGATACAGTGCAACGCCTGCGAGACAGCTGAAGCCACCGTGGTCTGCTGCGCCGACGAGGCGGCGCTCTGCTGCTCGTGCGACCACAAGATTCACACCGCCAACAAACTGGCCAGCAAGCACCAGCGTGTCCctctctcctcctcctcctccaccacgcCCAACTGCGATATCTGCCAG GAAACTGTTGGCTATTTCTTCTGTCTAGAAGATCGAGCTTTACTCTGTAGGAAATGTGATGTTGCAATACACACAGCAAACTCCTACGTGTCTAGTCACCAAAGGTTTCTGTTAACTGGGGTGAAAGTGGGGCTTGAAGCAACAGAACCCTGTGCGTCTTCTACCAAGGAGAAGTTGAGTTCTGTAGAAAAAGTTTCTGAAGCAATGCCATCCCAGCCAATGTCCAAAAGGGGTGGAATGGCTTCGTTCACTGGTGAAAGTAAAGAACTTATGCCCAGACAATTAAGTGGAAATGGGACTCTTCCAACAATCAAGGCACCATTAGCTGGAGGAGGTACCATTCCTGGGGGTGTCCCAGAGTGGTGCGTAGATGAATATCTTGGATTGACAGGTTTTAGTCAGAATTATGGGGCTATGGACTGCGTATAA
- the LOC115957567 gene encoding integrin-linked protein kinase 1 isoform X2, producing the protein MERNPNPNPNPIPPARSKMMRQSSLAPEGEENATATSTDGAEAEEAIDSRVGLMYLANEGDLEGIKELLNSGTDVNFQDIDKRTALHLAACQGSTDVVQLLLDHNAVVDAKDRWGSTPLADAVHYKNHDVIKLLEKHGAKPPMAPMHVQNAREVPEYEIDPRELDFSNSVDITKGTFRIALWRGIQVAVKTLGEEVFSDDDKVEAFRDELALLQKIRHPNVVQFLGAVTQSSPMMIVTEYLPKGDFCTYLKRKRSLKPIVAVKFALDIARGMNYLHEHKPEAIIHRDLEPSNLLRDDSGHLKVADFGVSKQLKFANTVKENRPITSQDASWRYVAPEVYKNEEYDTKVDVFSFALILQEMIEGCPPFSTNPENEVPKLYVSNERPPFRASTKHYAHGLKELIQECWSDEPFKRPTFRQIIARLDVINNQLAQNRRWKIGDLNCFRNLEAFMKRNRLNPSIRSSSSTIR; encoded by the exons ATGGAGAGAAATCCTAATCCTAATCCTAATCCTATTCCGCCAGCTCGGTCCAAGATGATGAGGCAGTCGTCTCTGGCGCCGGAGGGTGAGGAAAATGCGACGGCGACTTCAACTGATGGGGCGGAGGCGGAGGAGGCGATTGATTCTAGAGTTGGACTGATGTACTTGGCCAACGAGGGAGACTTGGAAGGGATCAAAGAGCTTCTGAACTCCGGCACCGACGTCAATTTCCAAGACATCGATAAGCGAACCGCTTTGCACCTCGCTGCCTGCCAAGGCAGCACCGATGTCGTCCAATTATTGCTTGATCACAACGCCGTCGTTGACGCCAAGGACCGCTGGGGCAGCACG CCTCTTGCAGATGCAGTGCACTACAAAAACCATGATGTTATCAAACTTTTGGAGAAACATGGTGCAAAGCCTCCG atgGCTCCCATGCATGTGCAAAATGCTCGCGAAGTCCCAGAATATGAGATTGATCCTAGGGAGCTTGATTTTTCTAACAGTGTTGACATAACAAAG GGAACCTTTCGCATTGCATTATGGCGTGGAATTCAAGTTGCTGTTAAAACTCTTGGGGAGGAAGTCTTTAGTGATGATGATAAAGT GGAGGCATTTAGGGATGAGTTAGCACTACTTCAGAAAATACGCCATCCGAATGTTGTCCAATTTTTGGGTGCTGTAACCCAAAGCAGTCCGATGATGATTGTCACAGAATATTTACCCAAG GGGGATTTTTGTacttatttgaaaagaaaacgtTCCTTAAAGCCAATAGTAGCTGTGAAGTTTGCACTTGACATTGCTAG AGGAATGAATTACTTGCATGAGCATAAACCTGAAGCAATAATCCACCGAGATCTTGAGCCTTC AAACCTACTGCGGGATGATTCTGGACATCTGAAAGTTGCAGACTTCGGGGTCAGCAAGCAGCTGAAATTTGCAAATACTGTTAAAGAAAACCGACCTATAACTAGTCAAGACGCATCTT GGCGATATGTGGCTCCAGAGGTTTATAAAAATGAGGAATATGATACAAAAGTGGatgtattttcttttgctttgaTCTTGCAAGAG ATGATTGAAGGGTGCCCAccattttctacaaatccagaAAACGAAGTTCCTAAATTATACGTCTCAAACGAGCGCCCGCCATTTAGAGCTTCCACCAAGCATTATGCACATGGATTAAAAGA GTTAATTCAGGAGTGTTGGAGTGACGAACCATTCAAGAGACCAACATTTAGGCAAATAATTGCGAGGTTGGATGTCATTAATAACCAACTTGCTCAAAATAGGCGCTGGAAG ATTGGGGATCTTAACTGTTTTCGGAATCTTGAGGCCTTTATGAAGAGGAATCGTTTAAATCCAAGCATCCGATCATCTAGCTCCACAATCAGATGA
- the LOC115957567 gene encoding integrin-linked protein kinase 1 isoform X3: protein MERNPNPNPNPIPPARSKMMRQSSLAPEGEENATATSTDGAEAEEAIDSRVGLMYLANEGDLEGIKELLNSGTDVNFQDIDKRTALHLAACQGSTDVVQLLLDHNAVVDAKDRWGSTIFSLENDSWFILQPLADAVHYKNHDVIKLLEKHGAKPPMAPMHVQNAREVPEYEIDPRELDFSNSVDITKGTFRIALWRGIQVAVKTLGEEVFSDDDKVEAFRDELALLQKIRHPNVVQFLGAVTQSSPMMIVTEYLPKGDFCTYLKRKRSLKPIVAVKFALDIARGMNYLHEHKPEAIIHRDLEPSNLLRDDSGHLKVADFGVSKQLKFANTVKENRPITSQDASWRYVAPEVYKNEEYDTKVDVFSFALILQEMIEGCPPFSTNPENEVPKLYVSNERPPFRASTKHYAHGLKELIQECWSDEPFKRPTFRQIIARLDVINNQLAQNRRWKNFSSLPA from the exons ATGGAGAGAAATCCTAATCCTAATCCTAATCCTATTCCGCCAGCTCGGTCCAAGATGATGAGGCAGTCGTCTCTGGCGCCGGAGGGTGAGGAAAATGCGACGGCGACTTCAACTGATGGGGCGGAGGCGGAGGAGGCGATTGATTCTAGAGTTGGACTGATGTACTTGGCCAACGAGGGAGACTTGGAAGGGATCAAAGAGCTTCTGAACTCCGGCACCGACGTCAATTTCCAAGACATCGATAAGCGAACCGCTTTGCACCTCGCTGCCTGCCAAGGCAGCACCGATGTCGTCCAATTATTGCTTGATCACAACGCCGTCGTTGACGCCAAGGACCGCTGGGGCAGCACG ATCTTCTCGCTGGAAAATGATTCTTGGTTTATCTTACAGCCTCTTGCAGATGCAGTGCACTACAAAAACCATGATGTTATCAAACTTTTGGAGAAACATGGTGCAAAGCCTCCG atgGCTCCCATGCATGTGCAAAATGCTCGCGAAGTCCCAGAATATGAGATTGATCCTAGGGAGCTTGATTTTTCTAACAGTGTTGACATAACAAAG GGAACCTTTCGCATTGCATTATGGCGTGGAATTCAAGTTGCTGTTAAAACTCTTGGGGAGGAAGTCTTTAGTGATGATGATAAAGT GGAGGCATTTAGGGATGAGTTAGCACTACTTCAGAAAATACGCCATCCGAATGTTGTCCAATTTTTGGGTGCTGTAACCCAAAGCAGTCCGATGATGATTGTCACAGAATATTTACCCAAG GGGGATTTTTGTacttatttgaaaagaaaacgtTCCTTAAAGCCAATAGTAGCTGTGAAGTTTGCACTTGACATTGCTAG AGGAATGAATTACTTGCATGAGCATAAACCTGAAGCAATAATCCACCGAGATCTTGAGCCTTC AAACCTACTGCGGGATGATTCTGGACATCTGAAAGTTGCAGACTTCGGGGTCAGCAAGCAGCTGAAATTTGCAAATACTGTTAAAGAAAACCGACCTATAACTAGTCAAGACGCATCTT GGCGATATGTGGCTCCAGAGGTTTATAAAAATGAGGAATATGATACAAAAGTGGatgtattttcttttgctttgaTCTTGCAAGAG ATGATTGAAGGGTGCCCAccattttctacaaatccagaAAACGAAGTTCCTAAATTATACGTCTCAAACGAGCGCCCGCCATTTAGAGCTTCCACCAAGCATTATGCACATGGATTAAAAGA GTTAATTCAGGAGTGTTGGAGTGACGAACCATTCAAGAGACCAACATTTAGGCAAATAATTGCGAGGTTGGATGTCATTAATAACCAACTTGCTCAAAATAGGCGCTGGAAG AATTTCAGTTCTTTACCAGCGTGA
- the LOC115957567 gene encoding integrin-linked protein kinase 1 isoform X1, which translates to MERNPNPNPNPIPPARSKMMRQSSLAPEGEENATATSTDGAEAEEAIDSRVGLMYLANEGDLEGIKELLNSGTDVNFQDIDKRTALHLAACQGSTDVVQLLLDHNAVVDAKDRWGSTIFSLENDSWFILQPLADAVHYKNHDVIKLLEKHGAKPPMAPMHVQNAREVPEYEIDPRELDFSNSVDITKGTFRIALWRGIQVAVKTLGEEVFSDDDKVEAFRDELALLQKIRHPNVVQFLGAVTQSSPMMIVTEYLPKGDFCTYLKRKRSLKPIVAVKFALDIARGMNYLHEHKPEAIIHRDLEPSNLLRDDSGHLKVADFGVSKQLKFANTVKENRPITSQDASWRYVAPEVYKNEEYDTKVDVFSFALILQEMIEGCPPFSTNPENEVPKLYVSNERPPFRASTKHYAHGLKELIQECWSDEPFKRPTFRQIIARLDVINNQLAQNRRWKIGDLNCFRNLEAFMKRNRLNPSIRSSSSTIR; encoded by the exons ATGGAGAGAAATCCTAATCCTAATCCTAATCCTATTCCGCCAGCTCGGTCCAAGATGATGAGGCAGTCGTCTCTGGCGCCGGAGGGTGAGGAAAATGCGACGGCGACTTCAACTGATGGGGCGGAGGCGGAGGAGGCGATTGATTCTAGAGTTGGACTGATGTACTTGGCCAACGAGGGAGACTTGGAAGGGATCAAAGAGCTTCTGAACTCCGGCACCGACGTCAATTTCCAAGACATCGATAAGCGAACCGCTTTGCACCTCGCTGCCTGCCAAGGCAGCACCGATGTCGTCCAATTATTGCTTGATCACAACGCCGTCGTTGACGCCAAGGACCGCTGGGGCAGCACG ATCTTCTCGCTGGAAAATGATTCTTGGTTTATCTTACAGCCTCTTGCAGATGCAGTGCACTACAAAAACCATGATGTTATCAAACTTTTGGAGAAACATGGTGCAAAGCCTCCG atgGCTCCCATGCATGTGCAAAATGCTCGCGAAGTCCCAGAATATGAGATTGATCCTAGGGAGCTTGATTTTTCTAACAGTGTTGACATAACAAAG GGAACCTTTCGCATTGCATTATGGCGTGGAATTCAAGTTGCTGTTAAAACTCTTGGGGAGGAAGTCTTTAGTGATGATGATAAAGT GGAGGCATTTAGGGATGAGTTAGCACTACTTCAGAAAATACGCCATCCGAATGTTGTCCAATTTTTGGGTGCTGTAACCCAAAGCAGTCCGATGATGATTGTCACAGAATATTTACCCAAG GGGGATTTTTGTacttatttgaaaagaaaacgtTCCTTAAAGCCAATAGTAGCTGTGAAGTTTGCACTTGACATTGCTAG AGGAATGAATTACTTGCATGAGCATAAACCTGAAGCAATAATCCACCGAGATCTTGAGCCTTC AAACCTACTGCGGGATGATTCTGGACATCTGAAAGTTGCAGACTTCGGGGTCAGCAAGCAGCTGAAATTTGCAAATACTGTTAAAGAAAACCGACCTATAACTAGTCAAGACGCATCTT GGCGATATGTGGCTCCAGAGGTTTATAAAAATGAGGAATATGATACAAAAGTGGatgtattttcttttgctttgaTCTTGCAAGAG ATGATTGAAGGGTGCCCAccattttctacaaatccagaAAACGAAGTTCCTAAATTATACGTCTCAAACGAGCGCCCGCCATTTAGAGCTTCCACCAAGCATTATGCACATGGATTAAAAGA GTTAATTCAGGAGTGTTGGAGTGACGAACCATTCAAGAGACCAACATTTAGGCAAATAATTGCGAGGTTGGATGTCATTAATAACCAACTTGCTCAAAATAGGCGCTGGAAG ATTGGGGATCTTAACTGTTTTCGGAATCTTGAGGCCTTTATGAAGAGGAATCGTTTAAATCCAAGCATCCGATCATCTAGCTCCACAATCAGATGA
- the LOC115956009 gene encoding ATP-dependent DNA helicase PIF1-like, translating to MGFITTAIAAYRYFSTNSIGKSTKFAQNRFRSKTKTKNSEPRKPRTRIKWTDQQKQIISAISEGNSVFITGSAGTGKTLLVNHIIKLLKKCHHRSGVFVTAPTGVAACAIGGQTLHSFAGIGPGVGDRHTLLDRVLSDKKAYNRWKKVEALVVDEISMVGAELFENLEYIAREIRGEDEVWGGIQLVVSGDFFQLPPILCKWNASGKEFAFEADCWNASFDFQYELTEVFRQSDSRFIKLLQGIRRGECEAQDIEFLEQSCLVTESESDPSVVQLYPLNKDVETVNQMRMEELAKEGTIYLAVDSGNNPWKNQLNQGIAPDEIFLCEGARVMLIKNLSTWRGLVNGATGTIIGFREPENMDVTDMCYDNLLPIVRFDSGLTMVITPAKWVVMEGDKVVAERKQIPLILSWALSIHKCQGMTLDKLQTNLSSAFGYGMVYVALSRVRSLEGLKLQGFRPSKIKAHPKVLQFYKVFVSERDTEVKNDGANKISDRSSEVAHVTDTRSNGATKYHFSLSEFLSSRQKRK from the coding sequence atgGGGTTTATCACCACTGCAATAGCGGCATACAGATACTTTAGCACCAATAGTATTGGGAAAAGCACAAAATTTGCACAAAATAGGTTTAGGAGTAAAACCAAGACCAAAAACAGTGAACCCAGAAAACCTAGGACCAGAATCAAGTGGACtgaccaacaaaaacaaatcatatcTGCCATTTCTGAGGGAAATTCAGTGTTCATCACGGGCTCGGCAGGAACTGGTAAAACATTATTGGTTAATCATATTATCAAACTGTTGAAAAAATGTCATCACCGATCTGGGGTCTTTGTCACAGCGCCCACTGGCGTTGCTGCATGTGCTATTGGTGGACAAACACTGCACTCGTTTGCAGGCATTGGGCCTGGAGTGGGGGATCGCCACACTTTGCTAGATAGGGTTCTTTCAGATAAGAAGGCTTACAATAGGTGGAAAAAAGTTGAGGCATTGGTTGTTGATGAGATTAGCATGGTTGGTGCAGAGTTGTTTGAGAATCTTGAATACATTGCGAGAGAGATACGTGGTGAAGATGAGGTGTGGGGTGGAATTCAGCTTGTTGTGAGTGGAGATTTCTTTCAGCTACCACCAATTCTTTGTAAGTGGAATGCATCAGGCAAGGAGTTTGCATTCGAAGCTGACTGCTGGAATGCGAGTTTTGATTTTCAATATGAGCTTACTGAGGTTTTTAGGCAATCAGATTCGCGATTTATCAAGCTGCTTCAGGGTATAAGGAGAGGGGAATGTGAAGCTCAGGACATAGAATTTCTTGAACAATCTTGCTTGGTGACTGAGTCTGAGTCAGATCCTTcggtggtacagctatatccATTGAATAAAGATGTGGAAACAGTAAATCAGATGAGGATGGAAGAATTGGCAAAGGAGGGTACTATATATTTAGCAGTTGATAGTGGTAACAATCCTTGGAAGAATCAACTCAATCAGGGAATTGCACCTGATGAGATTTTCCTCTGCGAAGGTGCGAGGGTGATGCTGATCAAGAATCTGAGTACTTGGCGTGGACTAGTGAATGGTGCCACTGGTACAATTATAGGATTTCGTGAGCCAGAGAATATGGATGTGACAGACATGTGTTATGACAACCTGCTACCAATTGTCAGATTCGATTCAGGGCTAACCATGGTGATTACACCAGCAAAGTGGGTTGTGATGGAGGGAGATAAAGTTGTTGCTGAAAGAAAGCAGATACCCCTCATACTGTCATGGGCTCTAAGTATTCACAAGTGCCAGGGTATGACTCTTGATAAACTTCAAACCAATCTATCCAGTGCTTTTGGCTATGGAATGGTCTATGTAGCACTTTCCCGTGTGAGAAGCTTAGAAGGCCTTAAGTTACAAGGTTTTAGGCCTTCGAAGATTAAGGCACACCCAAAGGTTTTGCAATTCTACAAAGTTTTTGTTAGTGAACGAGATACAGAAGTCAAGAATGATGGAGCCAACAAGATCAGTGATCGGAGCAGTGAGGTAGCTCATGTTACAGACACAAGAAGCAATGGGGcaacaaaatatcatttttctctttctgaATTCCTGTCTTCacgccaaaaaagaaaatga